A region from the Sphingopyxis lindanitolerans genome encodes:
- a CDS encoding oxidoreductase — protein MRSGFTADDVATQTGRRFLVTGANAGIGFEVAKLLAARGAHVVLACRDAGRAEAAIDRIGADAPGAELSFQPLDLADLDQVKEAAKAVLAGPRVDVLINNAGVMIPPRTLTKQGYELQFGVNHLGTFAFTGLIHPHVDDRIVVTASLAHKGGAIDYSDLGASRSYHNWQRYQTSKLANLLFVLELDRRLSAAGRATQAIGCHPGVALTELTRHLPFPLRGMTPLATPFFNSAAQGAWPTLQAATGAHVQGGDYLGPQGLGEISGRSGPARATSRARDPKLARELWARSIELTGVDPGI, from the coding sequence ATGCGCAGCGGTTTCACGGCCGATGACGTTGCGACCCAGACCGGGCGGCGCTTCCTCGTTACCGGCGCCAATGCGGGCATCGGGTTCGAGGTGGCGAAGCTGCTGGCGGCGCGCGGCGCGCATGTCGTCCTCGCGTGCCGCGACGCGGGCCGCGCCGAAGCGGCGATCGATCGCATCGGCGCCGACGCGCCGGGCGCCGAACTGTCGTTCCAGCCGCTCGACCTTGCCGATCTCGACCAGGTGAAAGAGGCGGCGAAGGCGGTGCTGGCGGGGCCGCGCGTCGATGTGCTGATCAACAACGCCGGGGTGATGATCCCGCCGCGAACGCTGACGAAGCAGGGGTATGAACTGCAATTCGGGGTCAACCACCTCGGCACCTTCGCCTTTACGGGACTGATCCACCCGCATGTCGACGACCGCATCGTCGTCACCGCCAGCCTCGCGCACAAGGGCGGCGCGATCGATTACAGCGATCTGGGGGCAAGCCGCAGCTATCATAATTGGCAGCGCTATCAGACGAGCAAGCTTGCGAATCTGCTGTTCGTGTTGGAACTCGATCGGCGGCTGAGCGCCGCGGGACGCGCGACGCAGGCGATCGGGTGCCATCCGGGGGTCGCGCTGACCGAGTTGACGCGGCATCTGCCGTTCCCGCTGCGCGGCATGACGCCGCTCGCCACCCCCTTTTTCAACAGCGCGGCGCAGGGCGCCTGGCCGACGTTGCAGGCGGCGACGGGCGCCCATGTTCAGGGCGGCGATTATCTGGGGCCGCAGGGGCTGGGCGAGATATCGGGGCGTTCGGGGCCGGCGCGCGCAACGAGCAGGGCGCGCGATCCAAAACTCGCGCGCGAACTGTGGGCGCGCTCGATCGAGCTGACCGGGGTCGATCCGGGGATTTGA
- a CDS encoding ribonuclease HII yields MIVGVDEAGRGPLAGPVVAAAVLLCEGGIAGLDDSKKLSAKRRGELEIQIKARCRWGVGEASVAEIDRINILQATFLAMTRAVEALGFDPGEVLVDGNRLPKWRYRARAIVGGDAIHPCISAASILAKEHRDRFMVAAARDYPGFGWETNMGYGTAQHLAALRSHGPTPHHRTSFAPVAQLMLI; encoded by the coding sequence ATGATCGTCGGTGTCGATGAAGCCGGGCGTGGGCCGCTGGCGGGGCCGGTCGTTGCGGCGGCAGTGCTATTGTGCGAGGGCGGCATCGCCGGGCTCGACGACAGCAAGAAACTCTCCGCGAAACGCCGCGGCGAGCTGGAGATTCAGATCAAGGCGCGCTGCCGCTGGGGCGTCGGCGAGGCGAGCGTCGCCGAGATCGACCGTATCAACATATTGCAGGCGACCTTCCTCGCGATGACGCGCGCGGTCGAGGCGCTGGGGTTCGATCCCGGCGAAGTGCTGGTCGACGGCAATCGCCTGCCCAAGTGGCGCTATCGCGCGCGCGCGATCGTCGGCGGCGATGCGATCCACCCGTGTATTTCGGCAGCGAGCATCCTCGCCAAGGAACATCGCGATCGCTTCATGGTCGCCGCGGCGCGCGACTATCCGGGCTTTGGCTGGGAAACCAATATGGGCTATGGCACGGCGCAGCATCTGGCGGCGCTGCGCAGTCATGGGCCGACGCCGCACCACCGGACGAGTTTCGCGCCGGTCGCGCAGCTCATGCTGATCTGA
- the thiD gene encoding bifunctional hydroxymethylpyrimidine kinase/phosphomethylpyrimidine kinase encodes MTARILIIAGSDSGGGAGIQADIKTVTMLGGHAMTAITAITAQNTLGVQSVHAIPTEMVLAQIDSVVADIGVDAVKIGMIGSAETAAAVAARLVRPDLAQAAVVFDPVMIATSGSVLADAATTAAFRALLDRAMVATPNLPELDALGGEEAVLAHGCALLVKGGHAEGETVIDRLCEAGEGEAARWEAPRIDTVHSHGTGCTLASAIACGLGQGMPLEPAIARARDFVRLSLLDAPGLGRGHGPMGQQYVRNDGLFTGPALNQVTLPASDYAESVAFYKQMGLKQIVDSPQNGYARFEAANGVTLSIHVGDGVAGGATTYLESGALDAWVAYLARRGVSFEQMPKDEEWGWREARLTDPAGNRLCLYQAGEYRRYPPWRL; translated from the coding sequence GTGACCGCGCGCATTCTCATCATCGCCGGCTCCGACAGCGGGGGCGGCGCGGGGATTCAGGCGGATATCAAGACGGTGACGATGCTCGGCGGTCATGCGATGACCGCGATCACGGCGATCACCGCGCAAAATACGCTGGGCGTGCAGAGCGTCCACGCGATCCCGACCGAGATGGTGCTGGCGCAGATCGACAGCGTCGTCGCCGATATCGGCGTCGATGCGGTGAAGATCGGCATGATCGGCAGCGCCGAGACGGCGGCGGCGGTCGCCGCGCGACTGGTGCGGCCCGACCTTGCGCAGGCGGCGGTGGTGTTCGACCCGGTGATGATCGCGACGAGCGGGTCGGTGCTCGCCGATGCCGCCACGACCGCGGCGTTTCGCGCGCTGCTGGATCGTGCAATGGTCGCGACCCCGAACCTGCCCGAACTCGACGCGCTCGGCGGCGAGGAGGCGGTGCTGGCGCATGGCTGCGCGCTGCTCGTCAAGGGTGGCCATGCCGAGGGCGAGACGGTGATCGACCGCTTGTGCGAAGCCGGCGAAGGCGAAGCCGCGCGCTGGGAGGCACCGCGGATCGACACGGTGCACAGCCACGGCACCGGCTGCACGCTGGCGAGCGCGATCGCGTGCGGTTTGGGGCAGGGCATGCCGCTGGAGCCAGCGATCGCGCGGGCACGCGATTTCGTGCGGCTGTCGCTGCTCGACGCGCCGGGGCTGGGACGCGGTCATGGCCCGATGGGGCAGCAATATGTGCGCAACGACGGGCTGTTCACGGGACCGGCGCTCAATCAGGTCACGCTGCCCGCGAGCGACTATGCGGAATCGGTCGCTTTCTACAAGCAGATGGGTCTGAAGCAGATCGTCGATAGCCCGCAAAACGGCTATGCCCGGTTCGAGGCGGCGAATGGCGTGACCTTGTCGATCCACGTCGGCGATGGAGTAGCGGGCGGGGCGACGACCTATCTGGAGAGCGGCGCGCTCGACGCCTGGGTCGCCTATCTTGCGCGGCGCGGGGTATCGTTCGAGCAGATGCCGAAGGATGAGGAATGGGGCTGGCGCGAGGCGCGGCTGACCGACCCTGCCGGCAATCGCCTGTGCCTCTATCAGGCGGGCGAGTATCGGAGGTATCCGCCGTGGCGACTATAG
- a CDS encoding DUF1272 domain-containing protein, with protein sequence MLEMRPDCEKCGRDLPANVHGAFICSFECTFCANCADKLDEICPNCGGDLLDRPLREGAALQKFPASTERKHKG encoded by the coding sequence ATGCTTGAAATGCGACCCGATTGCGAAAAGTGCGGCCGCGATTTGCCCGCGAACGTCCACGGCGCCTTCATCTGTTCATTCGAATGCACATTCTGCGCGAACTGCGCCGACAAGCTCGACGAAATTTGCCCCAATTGCGGCGGCGACCTGCTCGACCGGCCGCTGCGCGAAGGCGCGGCGTTGCAGAAATTCCCGGCCTCGACGGAGCGGAAGCATAAGGGGTGA
- the glmM gene encoding phosphoglucosamine mutase encodes MRKFFGTDGIRGLTNQVPMTAEVAMRVGMAAGAHFLRGTHKHRVVIGKDTRLSGYMLENALVAGFTSVGMDVVQVGPMPTPAVAMLTRSMRADLGVMISASHNPYADNGIKLFGPDGYKLSDADEAQIEQRLTQEPRLADPTLIGRAKRIEDARGRYIHAVKLSLPESVRLDGLKIVLDCANGAAYNSAPTVFWELGADVVAVGVTPNGVNINDRCGSTAPGLLQETVVASGADIGIALDGDADRLIIVDEKGAIIDGDQIMGLIGASWARQGLLKGGGVVATVMSNLGLERFLESEGLRLERTKVGDRYVLERMKSGGFNVGGEQSGHMILSDHATTGDGTLAGLQVLAELVRSAKPASELLHQFDPVPQLLKNVRFAGGKPLENGDVQAAIAEGEAALNGRGRLVIRASGTEPVIRVMAEGDDAGQVERVVDMICDAVRVAAAN; translated from the coding sequence ATGCGCAAGTTTTTCGGAACCGACGGGATTCGCGGGCTGACCAACCAGGTTCCGATGACCGCCGAAGTCGCGATGCGCGTCGGCATGGCGGCGGGGGCGCATTTCCTGCGCGGCACCCACAAGCATCGCGTCGTCATCGGCAAGGATACGCGATTGTCGGGCTATATGCTCGAAAATGCGCTGGTCGCGGGCTTTACCAGTGTCGGCATGGACGTCGTGCAGGTCGGGCCGATGCCGACCCCGGCGGTCGCGATGCTGACGCGGTCGATGCGCGCCGATCTGGGAGTCATGATCTCGGCGAGCCACAATCCCTATGCCGATAACGGCATCAAATTATTCGGCCCCGACGGCTATAAATTGTCCGACGCGGACGAGGCGCAGATCGAGCAGCGGCTGACGCAGGAGCCGCGGCTGGCCGACCCGACGCTGATCGGGCGTGCGAAGCGCATCGAAGATGCGCGCGGCCGCTATATCCATGCCGTGAAGCTGAGCCTGCCCGAATCGGTCCGGCTCGACGGGCTCAAGATCGTGCTCGATTGCGCCAATGGCGCCGCCTATAACAGCGCGCCGACGGTGTTCTGGGAACTGGGGGCCGACGTCGTCGCGGTCGGGGTCACCCCGAACGGCGTCAACATCAACGACCGCTGCGGCTCGACCGCGCCCGGCCTGCTTCAGGAAACCGTGGTCGCGAGCGGCGCCGACATCGGGATCGCGCTCGACGGCGACGCCGACCGGCTGATCATCGTCGACGAGAAGGGTGCGATCATCGACGGCGATCAGATCATGGGACTGATCGGCGCAAGCTGGGCGCGGCAGGGCCTGCTCAAGGGCGGCGGGGTCGTCGCGACGGTGATGTCGAACCTGGGCCTCGAGCGTTTTCTGGAAAGCGAGGGGCTGCGGCTCGAGCGGACCAAGGTCGGCGACCGCTATGTCCTCGAGCGGATGAAGAGCGGCGGGTTCAACGTCGGCGGCGAGCAGTCGGGGCATATGATCCTGTCGGACCATGCGACGACCGGCGACGGCACGCTCGCCGGATTGCAGGTGCTCGCCGAGTTGGTCCGCTCCGCAAAGCCCGCGAGCGAGCTGCTCCACCAGTTCGATCCGGTGCCGCAGCTTTTGAAGAATGTCCGCTTCGCGGGCGGCAAGCCGCTCGAGAACGGCGATGTCCAGGCGGCGATCGCCGAGGGCGAAGCGGCACTGAACGGCCGCGGCCGCCTCGTCATTCGCGCGTCGGGCACCGAACCCGTGATCCGCGTGATGGCCGAAGGCGACGATGCCGGGCAGGTCGAGCGCGTGGTCGACATGATCTGCGACGCGGTGCGCGTCGCGGCGGCGAATTGA